One part of the Conexibacter woesei Iso977N genome encodes these proteins:
- a CDS encoding RNA polymerase sigma factor, with translation MARRPPLTEQHLAAAYARDARRLLIWLTRRTYDGQQAVDLVGETYARAWESRERFAGRIDDADAVAAWTFGIARHVLADALRRGRSERAAMARLQVEPPVLAPDELARLEELAELGSLRATLAGALEDLSPEQRDAVRLRVVEELDYGVIARRLGISEDAVRARVSRGLRTLAVAMEGAA, from the coding sequence GTGGCCCGTCGTCCGCCCCTCACCGAGCAGCATCTCGCCGCGGCGTACGCACGCGACGCGCGGCGGCTGCTGATCTGGCTGACGCGGCGGACCTACGACGGCCAGCAGGCCGTCGACCTCGTCGGCGAGACCTACGCGCGCGCCTGGGAGTCCCGGGAGCGGTTCGCGGGTCGCATCGACGACGCCGACGCGGTGGCCGCGTGGACGTTCGGGATCGCCCGGCACGTCCTGGCCGACGCGCTGCGGCGCGGCCGGAGCGAGCGCGCCGCGATGGCGCGGCTCCAGGTCGAGCCGCCGGTGCTGGCGCCCGACGAGCTGGCGCGGCTGGAGGAGCTGGCCGAGCTGGGCTCGCTGCGCGCCACGCTGGCGGGCGCGCTCGAGGACCTGTCGCCCGAGCAGCGCGACGCGGTCCGGCTGCGCGTTGTTGAAGAACTTGACTACGGCGTGATCGCGCGGCGGCTCGGGATCTCCGAGGACGCTGTGCGCGCGCGGGTCTCGCGCGGGCTGAGGACGCTGGCGGTCGCGATGGAGGGCGCGGCATGA
- the msrA gene encoding peptide-methionine (S)-S-oxide reductase MsrA has protein sequence MLFSTRKNLSVPSAEAALPGRETPIRVPNAHTVLGTTLTPPFPDGIEVAYFGLGCFWGAERAFWSLPGVHSTAVGYQGGSTPNPTYEEVCSDRTGHTEAVLVAYDPTVISYDTLLKTFWEVHDPTQGMRQGNDVGTQYRSAIYTVGDEQAAAAEASRRKYDDALARAGKGQITTEIEAADGRPFYYAEDYHQQYLSPAKNPGGYCSMRGTGVSCPIGVGVSAA, from the coding sequence ATGCTTTTCTCGACACGGAAGAACCTGTCAGTCCCGAGCGCGGAGGCCGCGCTCCCGGGTCGCGAGACCCCCATCCGAGTGCCGAACGCGCACACCGTTCTCGGCACCACGCTCACGCCGCCGTTCCCCGACGGCATCGAGGTCGCCTACTTCGGCCTCGGCTGCTTCTGGGGCGCCGAGCGTGCCTTCTGGTCGCTCCCGGGCGTCCACTCGACCGCCGTCGGCTACCAGGGCGGCAGCACGCCGAACCCGACCTACGAGGAGGTCTGCAGCGACCGGACCGGCCACACCGAGGCCGTCCTCGTCGCCTACGACCCCACGGTCATCTCCTACGACACGCTCCTGAAGACGTTCTGGGAGGTCCACGACCCGACCCAGGGCATGCGCCAGGGCAACGACGTCGGCACCCAGTACCGCTCGGCGATCTACACGGTCGGCGACGAGCAGGCGGCCGCCGCCGAGGCCTCGCGCCGCAAGTACGACGACGCGCTCGCGCGCGCCGGCAAGGGCCAGATCACGACCGAGATCGAGGCGGCCGACGGGCGCCCGTTCTACTACGCCGAGGACTACCACCAGCAGTACCTCTCGCCCGCGAAGAACCCGGGCGGCTACTGCTCGATGCGCGGCACGGGCGTCTCCTGCCCGATCGGCGTGGGTGTGAGCGCCGCGTAG
- a CDS encoding DNA mismatch endonuclease Vsr encodes MQRVRRRDTGPELRLRSALHRLGLRYRVDAKVPELPRHRIDVLFRRARVAVFVDGCFWHLCPEHGSVPKANAGWWTRKLAGVRARDARTDAILTQAGWEVVRVWEHEEPDVAAARIAAVVTDRLGTQPRRCSGRSSSAVRENEESPANAGLS; translated from the coding sequence ATGCAGCGGGTTCGGCGGCGCGACACCGGCCCCGAACTTCGTCTCCGTTCCGCGCTGCACCGGCTTGGGCTGCGGTATCGCGTCGATGCCAAGGTCCCCGAGCTCCCTCGGCACCGCATCGACGTCCTGTTTCGCCGAGCGCGTGTCGCCGTCTTCGTCGATGGGTGCTTCTGGCACCTCTGCCCCGAGCACGGCAGTGTGCCCAAGGCCAACGCCGGGTGGTGGACTCGGAAGCTCGCCGGAGTCCGCGCGCGCGACGCGCGAACCGACGCGATCCTGACGCAAGCGGGATGGGAGGTGGTCCGGGTTTGGGAACACGAAGAACCTGACGTTGCAGCAGCGCGCATCGCTGCAGTCGTCACCGATCGGCTTGGCACGCAGCCCCGGCGTTGCTCCGGCAGGTCGTCGAGCGCCGTCCGCGAGAACGAGGAAAGCCCCGCGAATGCGGGGCTTTCTTGA
- a CDS encoding XamI family restriction endonuclease: MDLVRDFKYTEDELKMDIAKATSIFIERVRHAIPAAYRPKLADAREELVQALAVTADLTDLRPEVVAAHPEIVRALRYTAGPPISEEDFRTVTRWPFAARANARAVKAAAPAVCSTVRELADPLLFPWLSQDRSPLPDERKAAINGTAKLLAVERFRTERRGSASKDQEAEVRRVLATDAGLTEVERPLRRKSGHIELIDHLDKGSFTSECVLHGMKCDVPVRLPDGLLMTIECKVNSGQKNGWKRVSREVEGKASRWRDKFGSASVVIAIMLDGNFDLGTLTRFQDEGYFIFWGHDPQRLVDFVNEHAK, from the coding sequence ATGGATCTCGTTCGCGACTTCAAGTACACGGAGGACGAGCTCAAGATGGACATCGCGAAAGCGACGTCCATCTTCATCGAGCGAGTACGCCACGCCATTCCGGCGGCCTACCGGCCGAAGCTCGCAGACGCACGCGAAGAGCTGGTCCAGGCGCTTGCCGTCACCGCCGATCTCACCGATCTGCGGCCTGAGGTCGTCGCTGCTCATCCCGAGATCGTGCGGGCGCTCCGGTACACCGCCGGACCGCCGATCTCCGAAGAGGACTTCCGAACCGTCACACGCTGGCCGTTCGCCGCCAGAGCAAACGCGAGAGCGGTGAAGGCCGCAGCGCCGGCGGTGTGCAGCACGGTGAGAGAGCTGGCCGATCCGCTGCTGTTCCCGTGGCTTTCTCAAGACCGCTCGCCGTTGCCTGACGAGCGCAAGGCCGCGATCAATGGAACAGCCAAGCTGCTGGCAGTCGAGCGCTTCCGCACCGAGCGTCGCGGGAGCGCCAGCAAGGATCAAGAGGCTGAGGTTCGTCGGGTGCTTGCGACGGACGCAGGGCTCACGGAAGTCGAGCGCCCGCTGAGGCGGAAATCCGGTCACATCGAGTTGATCGATCATCTCGACAAGGGCTCGTTCACGAGCGAATGCGTTCTTCACGGGATGAAGTGCGATGTCCCCGTCCGACTCCCCGACGGTCTGTTGATGACGATCGAGTGCAAGGTCAACAGCGGCCAGAAGAACGGTTGGAAGCGAGTCTCGCGCGAGGTCGAAGGCAAGGCCTCACGCTGGCGTGACAAGTTCGGGTCCGCGAGCGTTGTGATCGCCATCATGCTCGACGGCAACTTCGACCTAGGGACTCTGACGCGCTTCCAGGACGAGGGGTACTTCATCTTCTGGGGCCACGATCCGCAGCGGCTGGTCGACTTCGTCAACGAGCACGCCAAGTAG
- a CDS encoding DNA cytosine methyltransferase: MEQLTLVSLFAGAGGLDAGLERAGFETRLAIDNDVDAVATLKATQAARVPIERSDRHYLEGATIARADLTKLTKGDLKTLWGSDKAPSLLAGGPPCQSFSSAGKQQGIADARGLLFRDFVRTARALKPAFVLFENVQGLVTARDSDGQIGGVLRLVQDEFESAGYACSFALANAADYGAPQKRVRLVMLGTRRHRLPSMPPAATHTKNPLDVGSLLMPWVPIKDALAGLPESEGDAVWASSQMQEKLAEVQAGSGIRVGGQVMNNRPSGQWGYRQDGFIAAWDQPSRTIRAASTPDWLKMDDGTHRRLTWQECARLQGFPDGWAFSGSLTSRFRQIGNAVPFELAHALGREARASLAEGSLKRGERPTSTPWPANFRRRIRYTTAEHRVNGTLRRRAKRVEQLV, from the coding sequence ATGGAGCAGTTGACTTTGGTGAGCCTCTTCGCAGGAGCGGGCGGCTTGGACGCCGGCCTCGAGCGGGCCGGGTTCGAAACGAGACTTGCGATCGACAACGACGTCGACGCTGTCGCGACCCTCAAGGCGACGCAAGCAGCACGAGTCCCGATTGAGCGGTCGGATCGGCACTACCTCGAGGGCGCGACGATCGCTCGAGCAGACCTGACGAAGCTCACCAAGGGCGACCTGAAGACTCTCTGGGGCTCGGACAAGGCGCCTTCCCTGCTCGCCGGAGGGCCTCCGTGCCAGAGCTTCAGCAGCGCTGGCAAGCAACAGGGCATCGCAGACGCCAGAGGTCTGCTCTTCCGCGACTTCGTGCGAACCGCGCGGGCCTTGAAGCCGGCCTTCGTGCTATTCGAGAACGTTCAAGGTCTTGTCACAGCACGTGACTCCGACGGACAGATCGGCGGCGTGCTCCGTTTGGTTCAAGACGAGTTCGAGAGTGCCGGTTACGCGTGCAGCTTCGCGCTTGCGAACGCGGCCGACTACGGCGCCCCTCAGAAGCGAGTTCGGCTGGTGATGCTTGGGACACGGCGTCATCGACTGCCCTCGATGCCGCCCGCTGCAACGCACACGAAGAACCCGCTCGACGTGGGCAGCCTGCTGATGCCGTGGGTACCCATCAAAGACGCACTGGCAGGTCTGCCAGAAAGCGAAGGGGATGCGGTCTGGGCCTCCTCGCAGATGCAGGAGAAACTCGCCGAGGTCCAGGCGGGGAGCGGTATCCGAGTCGGAGGGCAGGTGATGAACAACCGGCCGAGCGGACAGTGGGGCTACCGACAGGACGGCTTCATCGCCGCCTGGGATCAACCATCGCGCACGATCCGCGCCGCGTCGACCCCAGACTGGCTCAAGATGGACGACGGCACGCACAGACGTCTCACCTGGCAGGAGTGTGCACGCCTCCAGGGCTTCCCAGACGGTTGGGCCTTCAGCGGTTCGCTGACGAGCCGCTTCCGGCAGATCGGCAACGCCGTTCCGTTCGAACTGGCACACGCACTCGGCCGCGAAGCTCGCGCAAGCCTGGCAGAGGGTTCGCTCAAACGAGGAGAGCGCCCGACCTCGACTCCTTGGCCGGCGAACTTCCGAAGGCGGATCCGTTACACGACCGCGGAGCACCGCGTGAACGGCACGTTGCGCCGCCGGGCGAAGCGCGTCGAGCAGCTGGTCTGA
- a CDS encoding ABC transporter substrate-binding protein: MKKHLRFAAILSTTAIAASGLAACGSNDDSSTSSSTPAAASTTASTTPSTSIAVPDKIKSKGTLTVAADASYAPNEFFGSDGRTVQGMDADLAQAIGRELGLRVRVQNAGFDGIIPGLAAGKFDLGMSSFTDTKERERTVDFVTYFSAGTSFYTKASGGTDVTGLADLCGKTVAVEKGTTQGDDATAQGRKCKSAGKGDVKVSTFPDQNGANLAISSGRAQLGMADSPVADYQVKQSNGQFKTVGTPYGTAPYGIAIPKNSGLADPVLKAVKELISNGQYKQILTRWGIADGAITDPVINGATS; this comes from the coding sequence ATGAAGAAGCATCTGCGGTTCGCCGCCATCCTCTCGACCACGGCGATCGCCGCCTCCGGTCTCGCCGCCTGCGGGTCCAACGACGACAGCAGCACGTCGTCGTCCACGCCCGCGGCCGCGTCCACGACCGCGTCGACGACGCCGTCCACCAGCATCGCCGTCCCGGACAAGATCAAGTCCAAGGGCACGCTCACCGTCGCCGCCGACGCGTCTTATGCGCCGAACGAGTTCTTCGGCAGCGACGGCAGGACCGTCCAGGGCATGGACGCCGATCTTGCTCAGGCGATCGGCAGGGAGCTCGGCCTCAGGGTCAGGGTCCAGAACGCCGGCTTCGACGGGATCATCCCGGGCCTTGCTGCCGGCAAGTTCGACCTCGGCATGTCGTCCTTCACGGACACCAAGGAGCGCGAGAGGACCGTCGACTTCGTCACGTACTTCTCGGCCGGCACGTCCTTCTACACGAAGGCCTCCGGTGGCACCGACGTCACCGGCCTCGCCGACCTCTGCGGCAAGACCGTCGCGGTCGAGAAGGGCACGACCCAGGGCGACGACGCCACCGCCCAGGGCAGGAAGTGCAAGTCCGCCGGCAAGGGCGACGTCAAGGTCTCGACGTTCCCGGACCAGAACGGCGCCAACCTGGCGATCTCCTCGGGCCGCGCGCAGCTCGGCATGGCCGACTCGCCGGTCGCCGACTACCAGGTCAAGCAGTCCAACGGCCAGTTCAAGACCGTCGGCACGCCCTACGGCACCGCGCCCTACGGCATCGCGATCCCGAAGAACTCGGGCCTCGCCGATCCCGTCCTGAAGGCCGTCAAGGAGCTGATCTCCAACGGCCAGTACAAGCAGATCCTCACGAGGTGGGGCATCGCGGACGGCGCGATCACCGACCCCGTGATCAACGGGGCGACCTCGTAG
- a CDS encoding amino acid ABC transporter permease, with translation MSTTQQPAGSPEPAGGVTPGAIEAVPVRHPGRWVAALVVAVIAFLLARSVITNPRFEWDVVGDYLFDARVLRGIVTTLELTVIAMVIGILGGVLLAVMRLSPNPMVSGSSFFYIWIFRGTPVLVQLLFWNFIAAVYPQITFGLPFVHLDANDLIKPFTAAILGLGLNEAAYMSEIVRAGILSVDEGQAEAAQALGMTRTQTMRRIVLPQAMRVIVPPTGNEIISMLKTTSLASAIAVTELLYAVQLIYAQNYKTIPLLIVASFWYLLGTTILSIGQYFLERRFGRGRSRAEQLGVRARFMALANRGGEPRGV, from the coding sequence ATGTCCACGACGCAGCAGCCGGCCGGCTCCCCGGAGCCGGCCGGCGGCGTCACCCCCGGCGCCATCGAGGCGGTCCCGGTCCGGCACCCCGGCCGCTGGGTCGCCGCGCTCGTCGTCGCGGTGATCGCCTTCCTCCTCGCCAGGTCCGTCATCACCAACCCCCGCTTCGAGTGGGACGTCGTCGGCGACTACCTCTTCGACGCCCGCGTGCTGCGCGGCATCGTCACGACGCTCGAGCTGACCGTCATCGCGATGGTCATCGGCATCCTCGGCGGGGTGCTGCTGGCGGTCATGCGCCTGTCCCCGAACCCGATGGTGTCGGGCTCGAGCTTCTTCTACATCTGGATCTTCCGCGGCACGCCGGTCCTGGTCCAGCTGCTGTTCTGGAACTTCATCGCCGCCGTCTACCCGCAGATCACGTTCGGCCTGCCGTTCGTGCACCTCGACGCCAACGACCTGATCAAGCCGTTCACCGCGGCGATCCTCGGGCTCGGCCTCAACGAGGCGGCCTACATGTCGGAGATCGTGCGCGCCGGGATCCTCTCGGTCGACGAGGGCCAGGCCGAGGCCGCGCAGGCGCTCGGCATGACGCGCACCCAGACGATGCGCCGGATCGTGCTCCCGCAGGCGATGCGCGTGATCGTCCCGCCGACCGGCAACGAGATCATCTCGATGCTGAAGACGACGTCGCTGGCGTCGGCGATCGCGGTCACCGAGCTGCTCTACGCCGTCCAGCTGATCTACGCGCAGAACTACAAGACGATCCCGCTGCTGATCGTCGCGAGCTTCTGGTACCTGCTGGGCACCACGATCCTCTCGATCGGCCAGTACTTCCTGGAGAGGCGCTTCGGCCGCGGCCGCTCGCGCGCCGAGCAGCTGGGAGTGCGTGCGAGGTTCATGGCGCTCGCGAACCGCGGCGGCGAGCCGCGAGGGGTATGA
- a CDS encoding amino acid ABC transporter ATP-binding protein — translation MSDPTKNPMVRAEEVHKSFGRTEVLKGVSLTVDPGEVLCVIGPSGSGKSTFLRCINHLEKIQAGRLWVDGELVGYREAGDKIHELRESEVAKKRAEIGMVFQHFNLFGHMTAIDNVMEAPVRVKGVAKSEARERAEVLLERVGLADKLKSYPAQLSGGQQQRVAIARALAMQPKLMLFDEPTSALDPELVGDVLAVMRELAQSGMTMLVVTHEMGFAREVGDTLVFMDGGVIVERGKPADVLGAPRETRTQSFLEKVL, via the coding sequence ATGAGCGATCCCACGAAGAACCCGATGGTCCGGGCCGAGGAGGTCCACAAGTCCTTCGGCAGGACCGAGGTCCTCAAGGGCGTCTCGCTGACCGTCGACCCGGGCGAGGTGCTGTGCGTCATCGGCCCGTCCGGGTCGGGCAAGTCGACGTTCCTGCGCTGCATCAACCACCTGGAGAAGATCCAGGCCGGGCGGCTGTGGGTCGACGGCGAGCTGGTCGGCTACCGCGAGGCCGGGGACAAGATCCACGAGCTGCGCGAGTCCGAGGTCGCCAAGAAGCGGGCCGAGATCGGGATGGTGTTCCAGCACTTCAACCTGTTCGGCCACATGACGGCGATCGACAACGTCATGGAGGCGCCGGTCCGCGTGAAGGGCGTCGCGAAGTCCGAGGCGCGCGAGCGCGCCGAGGTCCTGCTGGAGCGCGTCGGCCTGGCCGACAAGCTGAAGAGCTACCCGGCGCAGCTGTCGGGCGGCCAGCAGCAGCGCGTGGCGATCGCCCGCGCGCTGGCGATGCAGCCCAAGTTGATGTTGTTCGACGAGCCGACCTCGGCGCTGGACCCGGAGCTCGTCGGCGACGTGCTCGCGGTCATGCGCGAGCTCGCGCAGTCGGGCATGACCATGTTGGTGGTCACGCACGAGATGGGCTTCGCGCGCGAGGTGGGGGACACGCTCGTCTTCATGGACGGCGGCGTGATCGTCGAGCGCGGCAAGCCCGCCGACGTGCTCGGCGCGCCGAGGGAGACGCGCACGCAGTCGTTCCTGGAGAAGGTCCTCTAG
- a CDS encoding TetR/AcrR family transcriptional regulator, whose amino-acid sequence MTATAPTSRRAQIVTAARRLLEADGPEALSMRNVAAEIGIRAPSLYEHVADKRALESAIIAAGLQEQGMALREAVATPEGQADPLTTIAMAWSRWAHEHTHLYNLIYARDLDRSDPAVAEAELYAGTPLRELCGGDLVTARCIWAFAHGMVNLELIDRFPPNTDVEALWVRGLDALRPLLPA is encoded by the coding sequence ATGACCGCCACCGCGCCCACCAGCCGCCGTGCGCAGATCGTCACCGCGGCCCGTCGACTGCTCGAAGCCGACGGGCCCGAGGCGCTCTCGATGCGCAACGTCGCGGCCGAGATCGGCATCCGCGCGCCGTCGCTCTACGAGCACGTCGCCGACAAGCGTGCGCTGGAGAGCGCGATCATCGCGGCCGGCCTGCAGGAGCAGGGCATGGCCCTGCGCGAGGCGGTCGCGACGCCGGAGGGCCAGGCCGATCCGCTGACCACGATCGCGATGGCGTGGAGCCGCTGGGCCCACGAGCACACCCACCTGTACAACCTGATCTACGCCCGCGACCTGGACCGCAGCGACCCGGCGGTCGCCGAGGCCGAGCTGTACGCGGGCACGCCGCTGCGCGAGCTGTGCGGCGGCGACCTCGTCACCGCGCGCTGCATCTGGGCCTTCGCACACGGGATGGTCAACCTCGAGCTGATCGACCGCTTCCCGCCGAACACCGACGTCGAGGCCCTCTGGGTCCGGGGCCTCGACGCCCTGCGTCCGCTGCTTCCGGCCTAG
- a CDS encoding ABC transporter permease, producing MSTWTYTRFELLRALRNKRFFFFSLGFPLILYILTAAPNRGEHNLQDTGLSAPLYFMVSMASWGTMTAMLSTGARIAGEREAGWNRQLRISPLRPFAYMRAKITISYLMAGLTIVLLYVAGAILGVRLPADQWLEMTGLMIVGLIPFAAAGVLLGHKLTTDSIGPALGGGTALLALVSGTWFPVGDSGVVHDIAVNLPSYYLVQANRVALGGSAWDARGWIVVAVWSAILIVLAARAYRADTGRA from the coding sequence ATGAGCACCTGGACCTACACGCGCTTCGAGCTGCTGCGGGCGCTGCGCAACAAGCGCTTCTTCTTCTTCTCGCTCGGCTTCCCGCTGATCTTGTACATCTTGACCGCGGCGCCCAACCGCGGCGAGCACAACCTGCAGGACACGGGCCTCAGCGCGCCGCTGTACTTCATGGTGTCGATGGCCTCGTGGGGCACGATGACCGCGATGCTCTCGACCGGCGCCCGGATCGCCGGCGAGCGCGAGGCGGGCTGGAACCGCCAGCTGCGCATCAGCCCGCTGCGGCCGTTCGCCTACATGCGCGCGAAGATCACGATCTCCTACCTGATGGCGGGGCTGACGATCGTCCTGCTCTACGTCGCGGGCGCGATCCTCGGCGTGCGGCTGCCGGCCGACCAGTGGCTGGAGATGACCGGCCTGATGATCGTCGGGCTGATCCCGTTCGCCGCCGCCGGCGTCCTGCTCGGCCACAAGCTGACGACCGACTCGATCGGCCCCGCGCTCGGCGGCGGGACCGCGCTGCTGGCGCTCGTCTCGGGCACGTGGTTCCCGGTCGGCGACTCCGGCGTCGTGCACGACATCGCGGTCAACCTGCCGTCCTACTACCTCGTGCAGGCCAACCGCGTGGCGCTCGGCGGCTCGGCCTGGGACGCGCGCGGCTGGATCGTCGTGGCGGTCTGGAGCGCGATCCTGATCGTGCTCGCGGCCAGGGCCTACCGGGCCGACACCGGCAGAGCGTGA
- a CDS encoding ABC transporter ATP-binding protein, whose translation MALTTTTTPDAAAARTAASGAGIQLQGLVKTFSTPNGPVRAVRGVDIAITPGETVALLGPNGAGKSTTIDMLLGLARPDRGSVSLFGGAPEEAVQSGRVGAMLQTGSLLRFLTVRELIAMMASLYPNPMDVDEVVALCGLQAAADQRTEKLSGGQAQRVRFACALVSNPELLVLDEPTVAMDVEGRHAFWATMRAFASQGTTIVFATHYLEEADDFADRAVLMAHGRVVADGPTTEIKARVGLRTIRATLPGVETDVLAALPGVTNVERRGEAITLRCTDSDRALRTLLNTYDNASDVEVAGAGLEEAFLELTGGEDDETNITIGEA comes from the coding sequence ATGGCGCTCACCACGACCACGACACCCGACGCCGCCGCGGCGCGCACCGCCGCGTCCGGCGCCGGGATCCAGCTGCAGGGGCTGGTCAAGACGTTCAGCACGCCGAACGGACCGGTCCGCGCCGTCCGCGGCGTGGACATCGCGATCACACCGGGCGAGACCGTCGCGCTGCTCGGCCCCAACGGGGCCGGGAAGTCGACGACGATCGACATGCTGCTCGGCCTCGCGCGGCCCGACAGGGGCAGCGTCTCGCTCTTCGGCGGCGCGCCGGAGGAGGCGGTCCAGAGCGGTCGCGTCGGCGCGATGCTCCAGACCGGCTCGCTCCTGCGCTTCCTGACCGTTCGCGAGCTCATCGCGATGATGGCCTCGCTGTACCCCAACCCGATGGACGTCGACGAGGTCGTGGCGCTGTGCGGCCTGCAGGCCGCCGCCGACCAGCGGACCGAGAAGCTCTCCGGCGGCCAGGCCCAGCGCGTGCGCTTCGCCTGCGCACTGGTCAGCAACCCGGAGCTGCTGGTGCTCGACGAGCCGACGGTCGCGATGGACGTCGAGGGCCGCCACGCCTTCTGGGCGACGATGCGCGCGTTCGCGTCGCAGGGCACGACGATCGTGTTCGCCACGCACTACCTCGAGGAGGCCGACGACTTCGCCGACCGCGCGGTCCTGATGGCCCACGGGCGCGTCGTCGCCGACGGGCCGACGACCGAGATCAAGGCGCGCGTCGGCCTGCGCACGATCCGGGCGACGCTGCCCGGCGTCGAGACCGACGTGCTCGCCGCGCTGCCGGGCGTGACGAACGTCGAGCGCCGCGGCGAGGCAATCACGCTGCGCTGCACCGATTCGGACCGCGCGCTGCGGACGCTGCTCAACACCTATGACAACGCGAGCGACGTCGAGGTCGCGGGCGCCGGGCTGGAAGAGGCGTTCCTGGAGCTGACCGGCGGCGAGGACGACGAGACCAACATCACGATCGGCGAGGCGTAG
- a CDS encoding SDR family oxidoreductase: MKKLKGQVVLITGGARGVGAETARRLVGKGAKVVLVDLDREPLAALEAELGAGNATSIVGNVTKLEDMEAAVAHGVSVFGGLDVVVANAGIASYGSVLAVDPATFRQVVDVNINGVFHTVRAALPALIERKGYVLVVSSLAAYAAAPGLVAYNASKAGAEHFANALRPEVAYLGVKVGSAHMSWIDTPLVQDAKRDLTAFQKMLDTLPGPLGGTTSVEACADAFATGIERRARRISVPKWVNAIRWLKPALTTKIGEMETVRRAPSIVPLMDQEVLAMGRSMSARTAALEDSEQPVTTGA; this comes from the coding sequence ATGAAGAAGCTGAAGGGGCAGGTCGTCCTGATCACCGGCGGCGCGCGGGGGGTCGGTGCGGAGACCGCGCGGCGCCTGGTCGGCAAGGGCGCGAAGGTCGTCCTGGTCGACCTCGACCGCGAGCCGCTGGCCGCGCTGGAGGCCGAGCTCGGCGCCGGCAACGCGACGTCGATCGTCGGCAACGTGACCAAGTTGGAGGACATGGAGGCCGCGGTCGCCCACGGCGTCTCGGTCTTCGGCGGCCTCGACGTCGTGGTGGCCAACGCGGGCATCGCGTCCTACGGCTCGGTCCTCGCGGTCGACCCGGCGACGTTCCGCCAGGTCGTCGACGTCAACATCAACGGCGTCTTCCACACCGTCCGCGCCGCGCTGCCCGCGCTGATCGAACGCAAGGGCTATGTGTTGGTCGTCTCCTCGCTGGCCGCCTACGCCGCCGCGCCCGGGCTCGTCGCCTACAACGCCTCCAAGGCCGGCGCCGAGCACTTCGCCAACGCGCTGCGCCCCGAGGTCGCCTACCTCGGCGTCAAGGTCGGCAGCGCGCACATGTCGTGGATCGACACGCCGCTGGTCCAGGACGCCAAGAGGGACCTGACCGCGTTCCAGAAGATGTTGGACACCCTGCCCGGCCCGCTCGGCGGCACGACCTCGGTCGAGGCCTGCGCCGACGCGTTCGCGACCGGCATCGAGCGGCGCGCCCGCCGGATCAGCGTGCCGAAGTGGGTCAACGCGATCCGCTGGCTGAAGCCCGCGCTGACCACGAAGATCGGTGAGATGGAGACGGTCCGGCGCGCGCCGTCGATCGTGCCGCTGATGGACCAGGAGGTCCTGGCGATGGGCCGCTCGATGTCCGCGCGCACCGCCGCGCTGGAGGACAGCGAGCAGCCCGTCACGACCGGGGCGTGA
- a CDS encoding TetR/AcrR family transcriptional regulator — MPRMSAQERRDQLLDVLSQIVLAEGYGAVSIDRVSRDAQIARTVIYSHFGNLEGMLHALIERTEQRAVGQIRKVIPDIDFEEDPDTVLIEAVRTFLTLVVAEPDTWRLALFPVEGAPPELRATLARVRTGLVGLLQPVAEQGIARRGGPQGLDPELFSRLLVAFGEEGAKLVLSDPTKYAPDRLADFTATIMGAVRRG; from the coding sequence ATGCCCCGCATGTCCGCCCAAGAGCGCCGGGACCAGCTGCTCGACGTCCTCTCGCAGATCGTCCTGGCCGAGGGCTACGGCGCGGTGTCGATCGACCGCGTCTCCCGCGACGCCCAGATCGCGCGGACGGTCATCTACTCGCACTTCGGCAACCTCGAGGGGATGCTGCACGCGCTGATCGAGCGCACCGAGCAGCGCGCGGTCGGCCAGATCCGCAAGGTCATCCCCGACATCGACTTCGAGGAGGACCCGGACACGGTCCTGATCGAGGCGGTCCGGACGTTCCTGACGCTCGTCGTCGCCGAGCCCGACACGTGGCGGCTGGCGCTGTTCCCCGTCGAGGGCGCGCCGCCCGAGCTGCGCGCGACGCTCGCGCGCGTCCGGACCGGGCTCGTCGGCCTGCTGCAGCCGGTCGCCGAGCAGGGCATCGCCCGCCGCGGCGGCCCGCAGGGCCTCGACCCCGAGCTCTTCTCCCGCCTGCTCGTCGCCTTCGGCGAGGAAGGCGCCAAGCTGGTGCTCAGCGACCCGACCAAGTACGCGCCGGACCGCCTCGCTGACTTCACCGCCACGATCATGGGCGCGGTCCGGCGCGGTTGA